AAATACGAGCTAATACTGGGTGTCTAATTTGCAAGAAGAAGACCAACATACAAAGAAAGAGCCTTTTTATTAAGCATTAGGGGTTAtgacagaaataacattttttctagaAATGATGAGACAGAAGCTCACCACCAAAATTACTCATGCAGGGAATATTGCCATAATAACCAACGAATGCATGTTTTACATGTTGGGAACAGTTATCTTAGGACTTCTTAATTTTCTTAGGACTAGCaccagaaaaaagcaaaaacatctgGAAAAGGCTGAATAAAAATTCCTTTCAAGGCCAGACATAGTGccttatgcctttaatcccagcactttgggaggctgaggtaggaggaaggcttgaattcaggagtgcaagatgagcctggacaacACTGAGATactctatttctataaaaatatttttttaaaaaattagccaggtatggtggcacacatctttggttccagctacttaggaggctgagacgggaggatcacttgagcccaggagtttgatgctgcagtgaaccatgattgttccactgcattccattctgggcaacagagctagagcTTTTCTCAACAccaactaacaaacaaaaaaaggtattttatttcactacaatattttatttgtatatatttacatgtgcacatataagtgtgtgtgttgaTATATTTTAGAGTAGAAGACAAACTTTAAGTCACTAGATGGATGACAGTTTGAGCTTACATCCCCAAACTGTAGCATGTGTTAGAATTATCCCCAGGGCTTGCTTTATAGATATTTCTAAACCCCATCATATAAAGCTTATTGTAACTACAGAcatctaaataattatttatgttaGCTCTATAAGAGATGCATATCTGAGAGTATATTCTTATAGAAGCAAAGATTTCACTTTCAATAGAAGCTTATTCTCATTAACAAATGgccataaaatgtttttttaaaagatgataattttaaaaataatatcagcaAGCTTTTACCATTAAAATCTCCAAGGGATTTAGTCCTTTTGATATTTTCCTGTACATGTTTTTGTCTATATCCACCtttgtctatattttttaaagttttttctaaaataagtcatatttatttcttgtattttaaagctcaaaatgtatttaaacattttattaatttaggctcttttaaataatatcttgTTATTTGATATGTTCAGTTAATTACTAGTTGGTAACTTTAGACATAAAGTTTTAAATGGCAGaagtctattttataaatgatgaagCCTGAGGTTGTCAAACCCTAATTTGATCAATGCACAatttatacatgtatcaaaatattatattgtatgtCATACATATgtgcaatttttatatattgattaaaaataaaaatttaaaaattattcaaataagtTGTCATTTAAATAAAGGTTTTTTTGATTAGCTTGAATTTAgtaaaaatgctttaaataaaATCACCTGAATATTTTTTATGCACAGTACCTACTTCATTTCCCTGAGTTTAAAATTAAATCATCCATAGGTGCCAGACATTAAGGCTCTACTTGTCCTTTTCCAAAACCATCCATCATTGTCATTAGCATTTTGATCTTCAAATCTAAAGACTGGTAGAAATTGATCAGTACTGAAGGGATTTACATGTCGATGAGCCAGGTGAGATGGTAGCAGATCCTAGATTTCAGTGAAGAAAGGGCAGAAATTATCAAAGAATGAAATGGTGTATTCAAAtctcatataaaaatacaatcaGATGTGGGAGCAGAAATGAAAGTAGACTTGGGGCCCCAGAAAATCAAACATTAATTTGCCACGTGGGTGTTGTTTAATAATCAATGacaaaagccaggcatggtggctcacacctgtgattccagcactttgggaggccgaggtgggcggatcaccagaggtcaggagtctgagaccagtctggccaacatggtgaaaccctgtctctactaaaaatacaaaatcagccgggcctggtggcacatgcctgtaatctgaacaactcgggaggctgagacaggagaatcccttgaacctgggaggcagaggttgcggtgagccgagatcatgccattgcactccagcctggatgacagagggtgactccgtctcaaaataaataaataaataaataaatgacaagatAAACCAGCACTAACCACAACTAGAGGGTGTTTGTAGAGGGTTATTTACAGAGATTAGGAATTGAGTTGATGTAAACAATGGTGGAAAGGTAAATCCTTTCATTTGTACTCTGTACTGCAGAAACCTAATAAGGGAGGGGCTTTAAGGATCCTATAATACTTTGGCCTCCAAAAAGCAAGGATTATTACTTATAGAGGCATTTGGAATTTGCTAGACTGTGGAAATCTCAGAGAATAACATCTGTTATCCAGAAAGCCCAGAGGACACCCAACTCCTGAGCCAAATGCATGAATTTCCTGCAAGCACTGTTCAGACCAGTTATAGAATATTCAGGTGagtatttcctttaatttttttctttggtgaaCTTCTGGGCAGCAGGTCCTggatattttacagttttatctATAGCATGACATCTAGAATTTAATTGGAAACGTTTATTGTAGAATATGAAAAGTTCTATGTTGACTGTAACTTCAGGTTGTATGCAGCCTTGGTCCTCTGCAAAGTTTTCAAAGTGCTCAAAGgcacttttttattttcctaatattccactgaagtttttatttatgtaatggtatttttaatttacaaaatctATTTTGTTGTTTGAATGTTCTTTTCAAAGcctcttgttattttttgagatttttactctataaaatagaaaacatgtgACTTTGTGAAGGTTATAcgtttgtatttctttatttatttttattttttactttttatgtcacaaaaattaaaaaaataaaaattaataaaaattaaaaactaagaatTCATACAGCTTCACAAAGTCACAGGAGTCCATACATTATGTTTAAGATCAAAACTTACCCTCAAATGATTCAAGGATAAAAGGATGTCTTAAACTTCTAAGTATTTTACAAGTGATgatgataaaaagtaaaaagtaaacaaataaaagatgtATTCTAACACAGAAAAGGGAGCAATCACATACAATTGACaaggttaatttttttgaggcagggtctcactctgttgcctagtctgAAGAGCACTGatacaatcaaggctcactgaagTCTTgccctcctgtgctcaagccatcctctcacctcagcctccagagtggctgggactacaggcactacgAGTGTGGGTCTggctacatttttgtttttctagagatggggtctctctaagttgcccaggctggtctcaaactcctgagctcaagcaatcttcctgcttcagcctcccaaagtgttgaaattacaggcgtgagccactgtgcctggccctgtataCATTCTTAGTTTTTCccggcttctttctttctttttgtaagagatgggggtttctcacttgttgcccaggcttatcttgaactcctgagttcaagtgatcctcccatcttaggctcctaaagtgctgggattacaggcatgagcctccacacctgtTTGCAGTTTTCTCACGGAAGTAATACAACAGCAAGCATAAAATGACCTCATAGAGattcaaggagaaaaataagatattaataataagtGTAAAACATTTGCAtattagtttgctggggctgcTGTAATAAACTATCACAGATGAAACAGTAATTTGCTCTCTCACATACTGAAAACCTAAAACTTATAATCAACACGTTGACAGAGTTGGTTCCCATTGGGGATTCTGAGTAGAAATCCAGCCCCTCCCTGTCTACTAGTTTCTGGTGGCTGATGGGAACATTTAGCTTTcattggcttgtggcagcatagCTCCAGTGAGCTCTGTCTCCACATGACTGTTGACGTGTCTCAgatcttccttttatttcttctataatgATAAGAGTCATCAGACTTAGGTCCTACCCTAAACCCAGACTAATCTCATTAGGAGATTACCAAggtaattacatctgcaaagatcctattttcaaaaggtcatattcacaggtttcagggGTCAGGACTTAGACATATGTTTTGGGGGGCCACACTCTTTAACTGGCAATTTGAAAAAATGTCTGGCTCATAAAAGAGCCacataacaacaaaaacacaactgtatttttattttcactgcttTATACACATCATCCTAACATTTACAATTGGGAAGACAGTACTTCTTTTCCTAAATTCAGATTCTGAGTATTCCACATCTCTTTTCTAACATCAAGTCTATGTGACTTCTCCTTTTTCTGAGTTAGAATACatcttatatttatgtatttattttttataatcatcACTTACAATATATTTGGAAGTTTGACATCTTTTTATCCCTGAACCATTTCAGAGTATGTTTTGATCTTAAACACAAAGTATGAAatcaaatgttttttaatttttttattttcctttctgaatgttacttttttcttaattactCTCCCGTTATactattaagttttttttttttaggacactAATGAAATgacttttttcagatttttgaggTTAAAAATTCAATAACTTTCAAGTTTACCCTCTTCTaagtttttcagtttattttaatgcttttttataaattttaattttttatttatattttcatttattatgaaCAATTTTCCAAAAGCCTTTTTCACATAATAAATTTGATGTATGAgctattctttattttatcttctacCTCAAATATGGACTTGaattattattcaatattttaaaacattttaatctaTATATTAAGGAATTTGTGTTTTGAGGCATGTGATATTATAACATTCTTCATACTTCTAGTGAATTTTTAACATCATTCAAAGGCTACATCCTTCTATACTTTACTGAGAATTAAAAATAGTTCTCAAAAATATTCTCACATATTCAGAAACTCATTCTCAGAATTTCAACCTCCACTggcatctttttttattattattattattatactttaagttttagggtacatgtgcacaatgtgcaggttagttacatatgtatacatgtgccatgctggtgtgctgcacccattaactcgtcatttagcattaggtatatctcctaatgctatccctcccccctccccccaccccacaactgtccccagagtgtgatgttcccctccctgtgtccatgtgttctcattgttcaattcccatctatgagtgagaacatgcggtgtttggtttttcagtttttcatgtcctttgtagggacatggatgaaattggaaatcatcattctcaccGGCATCTTAACTCTGTTCTCTTTCCCTTCTAATGCATATTTTCCCCCGAAGGCCCCATGTTACACTCCTTATGCACCCTCTATTTAAGATCTGGTTTAATTTAATGTTGTATGTATTTGTACACAATTTTACTGAAGTTAGGCTTTGTCTTAGAATAGAAGATTATCCTAAAAAGACTAGTGAAAGAGTTACGAGAATTTGGAGAATTAGTTGGGAAATCATGCCCCAGAGGAATTACTTTAGGCAAAACAAaattggtggaaaaaaaaaaaaaagcagtagttATCGGATCTGCCATGTTTTCAAGTTCTATAGTGGAAAATGCCAGGTACTTTGGAGGCACTTTCTGGAGGAAGCCAAACTTTCACTGAGGCTTAAAGATGATGAACAGTTAaccaaataaaattgaaatgttttataattgcCATTAAATCCTTGATATTTAAAAGGAGAAGCAGTATGGTTCACTAGAAAGCATTCATTCCCATGCATGGGTCCTGGAGAATCTTTAATTCAGTCTTTTATCACAGGTTCACATTCCCTCATAAAAAGGTAACAGTTGGATGCATGTCTGGAGGAGCTCTTGGGCTTGTCCTATTGCATCTTTAACTTCTCATCTGCAACTTTAGCTATGGCCATTTGGGCTGTGCTTAGAAAACGGCCATACTCAGGGCACTGTAGAATGAACAGTCTTTCCCGTTTAGGCATTTCTCCTTCCACTTTAACTTTTGACTCTGTCTTCAGGGCATTTCTGTTCTATTAAGCTTCTTAAGTGATGAGTGGTCTGGTGTTTGCCTTATGCAACTCAATTTAAGAtcagttcatgtgagatctggcaGAAAGAAGGCTGGGGTGGAGTGTGGAGATATTGAATATTGCACATGTAGCATATGAAAGGCAAATATGGATTTTAATTCAGAAATgggctatattttatttatatcgtTAAGAGTAAATTAATTATACAAGGGATGTATGGCAAATAGggtgtaatttttttcatcaatccCAATGAAGCAGAgtaactttcctttctttctcctcagaAATACAGAATCACACATACTGCAGGACTTCCAGAAAGAAATCATCCACTGACTCTTAAAAGTAAGGAACTCTGTGTTCTTACTCTGAGGTCTACATAACCGGGATCTTATAAGTAAGCCAGAGACATCAAAATGGCTTTGCCTAGAAGCCAAAGCCATTGGTCCAATGAAGACGTCTTGAGGTTACTGGAATGCATGGAGAATAATCTCCCATCTGATGACAACGGCACGTTCAGCTCAACTCAGTCACACATGGACTGGGGAAAAgtagcttttaaaaacttttctggtGAAATGTGCAGACTCAAATGGTTAGAGATTTCTTGCAGCTTGAGAAaattcagcactttgaaagaaTTAGTCCTGGAAGCTAAGAAATGTGTTAAAAATACAAACGAAAGCCAAAAAGGCAGGAACCATCCAGACTTTCCAAAGAGGCCCCTTACTGCTTATATCcgcttcttcaaggagaattgGCCCCAGTACTCCCAAATGTACCCTGGGATGAGAAGCCAGGAACTGACCAAAATCCTGTCAGAGAAATACAAGGAGCTCCCAGAGCAGATGAAACAGAAATATATTCAGGATTTCCAGAAGGAAAAGCAAGAATTTGAGGAAAAACTTGCTCGATTCAGGGAAGAACACCCTGACTTAGACCAGAAGGGCAAGAAATCTGATATCTCCAAGAGGGTTCAAACCAAAGTGCAAAAGAAGGTTCAGAAAAATATTGAAGAAGTGAGGTCTCTTCAAAAAACAGATCGATTTTTCAAGAAGGTAAAATTTCATGGAGAGCCTCAGAAACCCCCCATGAATGGATACCACAAGTTTCACCAAGATTCCTGGTCAAGTAAGGAGCTGCAACATTTGTCCCTGAGGGAGCGCATGGTAGAGATTGGCAGACGCTGGCAGCGCATCCCGCAGAGCCAGAAGGATCATTATAAGAGCCAGGCTGAGGAGCTGCAGAAGCAATACAAAGTGAAATTGGATCTCTGGCTCAAGACTTTGTCACCTGAAGATTATGCTGCATACAAAGAATCGACCTATGCTAAGGGTAAGAATATGTTGATGACAGGAGGTCCGCAGTCCTCATCAGCAAAGGGTCTGCAAGAAGGgtttggggaggggcaggggctcCAGGCTGCAGGAGCAGATGCATCACAGACTATTTGGGTAAACTGCCATGTCTCCATGGAACCAGAAGAGAACAGGAAGAAAGATGgtgaagaggaagaaagcagTACCTCTTTAGACTGCAGTAGTGGAGAAGAAATGGAAGTTGATGTCTGAGGGCAGTGACTCTAGTGCAGCTTCCTCAGAGGACTTCTAAATGGGACTCTACCTGACTCAGACTCCGCCTGACTCAGACTCCAGGGTCAGGCAGAGTTTCTCCACAAAAGCCCATTCATGCCATTCGTGTCAAGGAAAAGGGACTCTCCTTCTGCCTCTTTttacttctttgctttttttttttttctctcttttctgccttCCCCGCTCTCCTCCTCTACACAAAGTAGGAGAGGTTGGAAAGAAGCAACTTGGTGCAGCACCCTCTTACATCAGGATTACAAACCTGGGAGGGACTCTTTGGGGAGAATAAATATAAGTTTCAGCCAATACCAACCTTATCcttaaaaaacaggcaaatatCCTCCCTTTCCCAGTGAATTCTCTGCAATTAATGCTTCTGGAATGAAGCGATGATTAGGTGTAGGGTACACACTGTATTAGACTGAATATTTCTGAAGCAAGAAGCTTTGCTTTACTCATTTTTGTTCTGCTAAAGGCAGTAAGAAGACACCCATGAGCCTGGGACCCCGACCTTCCCTGTGGAAATGTTTTTCAGGACTCCTGCACTTAATCTAGGGTTGGGGATATTTGATGAAAGGTGGGGTAGGTGTCTTAAGAAAATTGTTGTACTCTTGATAtctctctcctccactccccGAAGTAAGGAGTTGGTCACTCGCATGCCTGGGAGTAGGCAgcaatatttctatatatatatctgactCTTAGCTTTCATTGagacttttctttctcatttccaaaaaaaaaaaattgaaaatacaaaataaaaacttacctATTTCATCTGAATGAGCTCCCCCACAGAATCCCTTATGACATTGGGTACAGCATCTCTAAGTGCCATCTGCATTTATTCTTGAagctccaaatattttctcctgattCAGGTGCAAGTGAATCTCACCTTAAGCACTCAGGATTGATAGAAAGatgcacagaaagacacataTAGATAAATACACTATTCTGTTTCACTATCTTCTCTATGAATTCATGCACCAATataacattgttttaattttttttggtttactAATATGTTTGAAAATCAACCTAAGGTTAGTGCCTTCTCAGTATACCTTTATTCTCTTAAACATTTCTggctattttcatattttgttctCATGAATATAAGCATTACAGAAGTAGTTGTATACTTTTTATATGAAAACCATTGACTATCATGTGTTTATTTTGTCCCTAGAtatcttaataaatttttatttataagttttttCTAGGtaaataagtttcagagaataatgaaaatatttaccattttatacCTCTAATTTCTAAATGTATCAGATTAAAATATCCAGGAGAATATTAAGCAATAATAAAGTAATATGTTCTTTGCTTGCTTCTGATTTTCAATCTAATGCTTACAGAATTTAAAATCATGAAAATTATGCTGAtgtgtatatttgaaataaattataaaaaaagaaaattgctattTACTGTTATTATTTGGTTGACTTTATAATGTTTATCGATTTgaacaaatttattttgttaaatttatcatatatttatgtaatttttcctTAGTGTGTTAGTCATCATCCTTCAGAGAAACAGTAGCACCAAcatagagagagaaacagagtgacagagagagagatagaataatacagagaggagacagagagagacagatacggtgtcttgtcgcccaggctgcagtgcagtggtatgatctgggctcactgcaacatccacctcctagattgaagcaattctcctgcctcagcctcctaagcagctggaattacagacacctgccaccacacccaactaatttttgtatttttagtaaagacggggcttcgccatgttggccagcctggtctcgaactcctgacctcaagtgatccgcccacccagAAAGACTAATTTTATTATGAAGAATTGGCTCACAAAATTGTGGAGGCAAAAAATACCATGATCTGCAATGTGCAAGCTGGTCACTTAGGAAAGCCAGAGGTGTCATTcaatctgagtctgaaggcctgggaaccagggaagccaatggTGTCAACCCCAGTTCAAGGGTAGGAGAAGATAAGATGGGATACTGTACTAGCTTAAGAAGTGAGGCAGGAACAAAAGGGTCAAACTCCTCTATCATCTGCCCTTCATTCTATTCAGGAGCTACTGGGGAGAGAAATCTACTTTACAGAGACCAattcaagctgacacataaaatttatcaCACTTTCATTTTCTTACAGATTCTGGGGATTTAGgcatttttaccattttttcatGAATTCTAGATGGCTGATGGGttgaatttatttagaaaatgtatttgcaTATTATGCCCATTGTTTCGCTTCAAGTTTGCAAAATTAACTTTAAAGATGTGATTCTTTTTACTTCCAATTTAGAAGATACTGTAAGTCACATTTCCCACTAAGTGGTAGTAAGGCCTATAGCTCAGGCTAGACAGTGAGATGTACAAATGCAGTTGGGGCTTTGCTTGTGATTTTAAATACAgcgttttaaaatttattcagccCCAACTCTTTTTTAAGGCGTGCCCTCCTTGTGTGGGACACACAGATGAAAGGTACAATTGTTGACTTCATGACACTCAGAGTTAAAGATGGTATTATTTGGTTTAAAAAGGTCAAGTACTGACAAATAGAAACTGAACTTCTGAGTTtgctattataataaaatatcattggTTAAAATAATGATCTCTTTGCTTTTCTGTTACCTCATCTATACATTCTTGAAGTGGGAATAAAATTACAGTGagattaggccaggcatggaggctcatgcctataagccaccttacagcactttgggaggctgactctggcagatcacttgaggtcaggagttcgagaccagcctggccaacatggtgaatcctcctctctactaaaaatacaaaaattacccgggtgctgtgacacttgcctgtaatctcagctactcgaggctgaggcaagagagttgcttgaaccttggaagtAGAGggtgcaatgagcccagatcatgccactgcgggccaccctgggtgacagagtgagactccatctcaaaacaaaaccaaaaacaaaacgaaaaaattACAGTGAGATTATATATAGGTAAAAGTTACACTTAATGCTTATAAAGTACCTATCTCACAGtagatttacagaaaatgttaggttgattttcacatttttttctcctttattccttttttcatccatatttctcctttatttaatGCCAACAAAACCTTTAATTAATGCATATGACATAACAAGATATAttacattcaataaataaaaattcaatgaatGATACTTGTCTGCAATGCATAAAGACCTGCACCCTTGCTAGAATTTGATCCCAACTTTGACCTAAGtaccagaaattttaaaaaatagtgttgtTGATTCtatgggtgtgtgtatatgtatgtgtgtgtatatatatgtatgtgtgtatgtatatgtatacacactatatatatttgtacataataATGGGAGATccttgaatgcaatgcaattgataGAAAGtacaatacaattttttaaatgtaaaaatgtttctgcaaggcaattaaatcaaaatttatcCTTGATAAAACAAGTATTAATTCAAAAAAGAAGTATTGGAAGTGGAAGTGACGTCcagacagaggaaacagcataCCTAAACACTCGAAGAGAAGAAGGCCATGATGCCTGTGGAGAAGCTACTTCTACAATTCTTTTGTTCTGGTCTTCTGTTACACACAGCTCATGGAACCCGCTAAACACACTGAGATCCAGTTTAGAGGCATTCCttgtttacacattttaaaaatttgcaccTTAAAATTCTGAAAAGATAGAGAGGTGCAGTATACTTTCAGACCATTTCCAAACCTCtaaagaaaaacagtgaaaaactagaataacaaaattaaaattcacgAACAATATCTACAACAACACTGAGTGACAGTGTACCCTACAAAAATCCCAAATGTGAATAGTCACAGACAAATCAGGTGCAACAGCAATATCCATGAGGAATCAGAATCCTTTCAGGATGATGCAGAGAGGGTGAACAGAACACATGTAGATTTGAGAACTCCCCAAGTCAGCAACAAGGATTCATTAGAAAGTGTGCAAGGTAATTAAAAAAGAGCTGCTGAAACTGAGTAGGGTGGGAGTTTGCACACATCAATAAGCAAGAGTCCAGGATAAGACAAAAAGAGGCTGGGACCACATGGCTTCTACAGCTCTTAAAATAACCAGCCCAAATTCTTCCATGATCAAATTCCATACTGAGAAGAATATACTGGGAGTAAACTACATATTAAACAAGGCTGACACAATAGGATAAAAAAAAGCGAAGGCCCCAATAAAGTAAGTGGAGACAGAAGCAGAACCAGGACAGAGCAAAAAGTCAGTGCTCTTATTATTGAATACCTTATGGAATCAACAGGAGAGCTCTAGAGTCAGGATGCTAGGAAAGCTATCTTGACTGATCTTTACCTTATAAAAGTTCAAGTTTCATTCCATACAAATAGCATCAATAGGACATGCTTTTGTTGttattcttctttgtttcttatttaaggagagggcagagagaagaaaatgccTTTCCAAAAA
This genomic window from Pongo pygmaeus isolate AG05252 chromosome 12, NHGRI_mPonPyg2-v2.0_pri, whole genome shotgun sequence contains:
- the LOC129030505 gene encoding putative upstream-binding factor 1-like protein 6, coding for MALPRSQSHWSNEDVLRLLECMENNLPSDDNGTFSSTQSHMDWGKVAFKNFSGEMCRLKWLEISCSLRKFSTLKELVLEAKKCVKNTNESQKGRNHPDFPKRPLTAYIRFFKENWPQYSQMYPGMRSQELTKILSEKYKELPEQMKQKYIQDFQKEKQEFEEKLARFREEHPDLDQKGKKSDISKRVQTKVQKKVQKNIEEVRSLQKTDRFFKKVKFHGEPQKPPMNGYHKFHQDSWSSKELQHLSLRERMVEIGRRWQRIPQSQKDHYKSQAEELQKQYKVKLDLWLKTLSPEDYAAYKESTYAKGKNMLMTGGPQSSSAKGLQEGFGEGQGLQAAGADASQTIWVNCHVSMEPEENRKKDGEEEESSTSLDCSSGEEMEVDV